A DNA window from Thiobacillus denitrificans ATCC 25259 contains the following coding sequences:
- a CDS encoding Nudix family hydrolase, producing the protein MNAAVVEVVAAVLTQPDGRVLLAQRPAGKVYAGHWEFPGGKVEAGETLEDALVRELREELGITVSADCRWITRVFEYPHATVRLNFFRVFAWQGTPHPHEGQVFSWQRPEAVEVTPLLPANFPIVKALSLPPVLGISQAETLGADSFLARLDVALAEGLRLIQVRDKSLPEDERLHLARETVRRARRHGARVLVNGSADLAQAADADGVHLDAAAAARCSVRPDCEWVGVSCHDADELAQAAAIGADFALLSPVLPTLTHPGAPTLGWARFSALAAASPIPVYGLGGLARDDVALARTRGAHGVALLRGAWT; encoded by the coding sequence ATGAACGCGGCCGTCGTCGAGGTCGTCGCCGCGGTCCTGACCCAGCCAGACGGCCGCGTGCTGCTCGCGCAACGCCCCGCGGGCAAGGTATACGCCGGTCATTGGGAATTCCCGGGAGGCAAGGTCGAGGCGGGCGAAACGCTCGAAGACGCGCTCGTCCGCGAACTGCGCGAGGAACTCGGGATCACGGTCAGCGCCGACTGTCGCTGGATCACCCGCGTGTTCGAATATCCCCACGCGACGGTGCGGCTGAACTTCTTTCGCGTGTTCGCGTGGCAGGGCACGCCGCACCCGCACGAAGGCCAGGTCTTTTCCTGGCAGCGGCCCGAAGCGGTCGAAGTGACGCCGCTCCTGCCCGCCAATTTTCCGATCGTGAAAGCCTTGTCGCTGCCGCCGGTGCTCGGCATCAGCCAGGCCGAGACCCTCGGCGCCGACAGCTTTCTCGCCCGGCTCGACGTCGCGCTCGCCGAGGGCCTGCGGCTCATCCAGGTGCGTGACAAATCCCTGCCCGAGGACGAGCGCCTCCATCTCGCGCGCGAAACGGTCCGCCGCGCGCGCCGCCATGGCGCGCGCGTACTGGTGAACGGCAGCGCCGATCTCGCGCAGGCCGCAGATGCCGACGGCGTCCACCTCGACGCCGCCGCCGCAGCCCGCTGCAGCGTGCGGCCCGATTGCGAATGGGTCGGCGTGTCGTGCCACGATGCGGATGAACTGGCGCAGGCGGCAGCGATCGGCGCCGACTTCGCGCTGCTCTCGCCCGTACTGCCCACACTCACCCACCCGGGCGCGCCGACGCTCGGATGGGCGCGCTTTTCCGCGCTCGCGGCGGCGAGCCCGATCCCGGTCTACGGCCTCGGCGGGCTAGCGCGCGACGACGTCGCGCTGGCTCGCACGCGCGGCGCGCACGGTGTCGCTTTGCTGCGCGGGGCCTGGACATGA
- the argJ gene encoding bifunctional glutamate N-acetyltransferase/amino-acid acetyltransferase ArgJ gives MPVNLVAPDPASLLPVPGVRLGIASAGIKKAGRRDLTLIELAPGSRVAGVFTQNRFCAAPVTVCREHLTRGDVRALVINTGNANAGTGDEGLDRARRTCSAVADLFAVDATQVLPFSTGVILEPLPIDKILPALPAAHADLAAGHWSEAAAAIMTTDIVAKGASRQLQIDGRTITVTGIAKGSGMIHPNMATMLGFVATDAAIAPALMQRMVRDVADVSFNCVTVDGDTSTNDSFILIATGQAGNAEIADAGTDYSALKAALADVAIELAQAMARDGEGATKFMTIAVEGGRDRAECKQIAYAIARSPLVKTAFFASDPNLGRILAAIGYAGVQDLDVNALKVWLGDVLVAEAGGRAAGYSEAAAAAVMKAAEITVRVSLARGDARATVWTCDFSYDYVKINAEYRT, from the coding sequence ATGCCCGTCAATCTTGTCGCACCCGACCCCGCCTCGCTTTTGCCGGTTCCCGGCGTCCGTCTGGGCATCGCCTCAGCCGGCATCAAGAAAGCGGGCAGACGCGACCTCACCCTGATCGAACTCGCGCCAGGCAGCCGCGTCGCTGGGGTCTTCACGCAGAATCGTTTCTGCGCCGCGCCGGTCACCGTGTGTCGCGAACATCTGACGCGCGGCGACGTCCGCGCGCTCGTGATCAATACCGGGAACGCCAACGCGGGTACGGGCGACGAAGGCCTCGACCGCGCGCGCCGGACCTGTTCCGCGGTCGCCGATCTGTTCGCCGTCGACGCCACCCAGGTCCTGCCATTTTCGACCGGCGTGATCCTCGAGCCGCTGCCGATCGACAAGATCCTGCCAGCGCTGCCGGCGGCGCACGCCGACCTCGCGGCCGGGCACTGGAGCGAAGCTGCCGCCGCGATCATGACGACCGACATCGTCGCCAAGGGCGCATCGCGGCAACTGCAGATCGACGGCAGGACGATCACGGTCACCGGCATCGCGAAGGGCTCCGGCATGATCCACCCCAATATGGCGACCATGCTCGGCTTCGTCGCCACCGACGCCGCGATCGCACCCGCCCTCATGCAACGCATGGTGCGTGACGTTGCGGACGTTTCGTTCAACTGCGTCACGGTCGACGGCGACACCTCGACCAACGACAGCTTCATCCTGATCGCCACCGGACAGGCGGGCAACGCCGAGATCGCCGACGCAGGGACCGACTATTCCGCGCTCAAGGCGGCGCTCGCCGACGTCGCGATCGAGCTCGCGCAGGCGATGGCGCGCGACGGCGAGGGGGCGACGAAGTTCATGACCATCGCCGTCGAAGGCGGGCGCGACCGGGCGGAGTGCAAGCAGATCGCCTACGCGATCGCGCGATCGCCGCTCGTCAAGACCGCGTTCTTCGCGAGCGACCCGAACCTCGGCCGCATCCTCGCCGCGATCGGCTACGCCGGCGTCCAGGACCTCGACGTCAACGCGCTCAAAGTGTGGCTCGGCGACGTCCTCGTCGCCGAAGCGGGCGGCCGTGCCGCAGGCTACAGCGAAGCCGCGGCGGCGGCGGTCATGAAGGCGGCCGAGATCACCGTCCGCGTATCGCTCGCGCGCGGCGACGCCCGCGCCACCGTGTGGACCTGCGACTTCTCGTACGACTACGTGAAGATCAACGCGGAATATCGCACCTGA
- a CDS encoding oxidative damage protection protein has translation MTRMVNCVKLGREAEGLAFQPVPGDLGKKIFENVSKEAWAGWQRHQTMLINENRLNLADPQARSYLMEQMERYFFGGGNVDAAAGYVPPTR, from the coding sequence ATGACGCGGATGGTGAACTGTGTGAAGCTCGGGCGCGAAGCGGAAGGCCTCGCCTTTCAGCCGGTCCCGGGCGATCTCGGCAAGAAGATTTTCGAGAACGTATCGAAGGAAGCCTGGGCCGGCTGGCAGCGCCACCAGACCATGCTGATCAACGAGAACCGGCTCAATCTCGCCGACCCGCAGGCGCGGAGCTATCTGATGGAACAGATGGAGCGCTACTTCTTCGGCGGCGGCAACGTCGACGCGGCCGCAGGCTACGTTCCGCCGACCCGCTGA
- a CDS encoding tetratricopeptide repeat protein: protein MSAIEKFESMLVQGRDGALLRFSLGNEYLKQGEPRQAAEHLRRAVEQDPKYSAAWKLLGRALAEAEAWDEALAAYRQGIDVAEARGDKQAAKEMGVFVRRIEKQLGLKSND, encoded by the coding sequence ATGTCCGCGATCGAGAAATTCGAATCGATGCTGGTGCAGGGCCGCGACGGCGCGCTGCTGCGTTTTTCGCTCGGCAACGAATATCTGAAACAGGGCGAGCCGCGGCAGGCGGCCGAGCATCTGCGCCGGGCCGTCGAGCAGGATCCGAAATACTCGGCGGCGTGGAAACTGCTCGGCCGGGCGCTGGCCGAGGCCGAGGCGTGGGACGAGGCGCTCGCGGCCTACCGGCAGGGAATCGACGTCGCCGAGGCGCGCGGGGACAAGCAGGCGGCCAAGGAAATGGGCGTGTTCGTGCGCCGGATCGAGAAGCAGCTTGGGTTAAAATCGAACGACTAA
- a CDS encoding ATP-binding protein, translated as MTDLASLLPRIERLLDRLDGPAAPPALDWKDVAAARWLAPSARFKPIAHPQRVALANLLAIDAQKQRVDANTRQFVAGRPANNVLLTGARGCGKSSLVKAVHAEYAGQGLRLIEVDKAGLTSLPDLFEVLAEADGYRFIVFIDDLSFAEHEAGYASLKAALDGSLAGPSDNVLIYATSNRRHLMPEYMAENLETSYLGGEVRPGEAIEEKVSLSDRFGLWVSFHVIDQDTYLAIARHWVASLGGTLDAGFERAALQWAQGRGARNGRVASQFARDWVGRR; from the coding sequence ATGACCGATCTCGCTTCGCTTCTTCCGCGCATCGAGCGGCTGCTCGATCGTCTCGACGGGCCGGCGGCGCCGCCGGCCTTGGACTGGAAAGACGTCGCCGCCGCGCGCTGGCTCGCGCCGAGCGCGCGCTTCAAACCGATCGCCCATCCGCAGCGCGTCGCGCTTGCAAATCTGCTTGCGATCGACGCGCAGAAGCAGCGTGTCGACGCCAATACGCGACAGTTCGTCGCCGGCCGTCCTGCCAATAACGTGCTGCTGACCGGCGCACGCGGCTGCGGCAAGTCTTCGCTGGTCAAGGCGGTTCACGCGGAGTACGCCGGCCAGGGGCTGCGCCTGATCGAAGTCGACAAGGCGGGGCTCACCAGCCTGCCCGACCTCTTCGAGGTGCTCGCCGAAGCGGACGGCTACCGCTTCATCGTCTTCATCGACGACCTGAGCTTTGCCGAGCACGAGGCCGGGTACGCGAGCCTCAAGGCCGCGCTCGACGGTTCGCTCGCGGGCCCGAGCGACAACGTGCTGATCTACGCGACCTCGAACCGGCGCCACCTGATGCCCGAGTACATGGCGGAAAATCTCGAAACGAGCTATCTCGGCGGCGAGGTGCGCCCGGGCGAAGCGATCGAGGAAAAAGTTTCGTTGTCCGATCGATTCGGGCTGTGGGTCTCGTTCCACGTCATCGACCAGGACACCTACCTCGCGATCGCGCGCCACTGGGTCGCGTCGCTCGGCGGAACTCTCGACGCAGGCTTCGAGCGTGCCGCGCTGCAATGGGCGCAGGGCCGCGGGGCGCGCAACGGGCGGGTCGCCTCGCAGTTCGCGCGCGACTGGGTGGGCAGGCGATGA
- a CDS encoding TrkH family potassium uptake protein: MLLFSRLVPVLHVLGLVVLIFSFTMLVPLVTAVFGADAAQHAFDEAFLITLGFGVALWAAGRRWKRELKPRDGFLLVILVWTGLPAFATLPLLIYAPQMSFTDAYFEMISALTTTGATVMSGLDTLPPSLNLWRHLLQWLGGMGIIVLAVAILPLLGVGGRQLMKAELPGPIKDSKLTPRIADTAKLLWAVYAVLTGLCASALKLAGMSWFDAVCHAFAALSLGGFSTHDASVGHFDSPLIEGVLIVFMLAAAVNFVTHFLAFRHRSLVPYRRDPEAFGVLGLVIGSILVVAGYIWHAGAYPDYLTALRHVAFNLVSLATDCGFASTDYGVWPMFAPMWMLFLSCVTASSGSTGGGLKMLRAVLMFRQGMRELERQLHPAARLPIKIGGHPVSNQIVFAVQAFVMMYVATVIAMTLVLLASGLDFVSAFSGVVACLNNAGPGLAELGPAGNYAGLDDYQTWALALTMLLGRLELFTVFVLLTRRFWRT; this comes from the coding sequence ATGCTGCTGTTCTCGCGGCTCGTTCCCGTGCTGCACGTGCTCGGGCTGGTGGTGCTGATCTTTTCGTTCACCATGCTCGTGCCGCTGGTGACCGCGGTATTCGGCGCCGACGCCGCGCAGCATGCCTTCGACGAGGCCTTTCTGATCACCTTGGGCTTCGGCGTCGCGTTGTGGGCTGCCGGGCGCCGCTGGAAGCGCGAGCTGAAGCCGCGCGACGGCTTCCTGCTGGTGATCCTGGTGTGGACCGGCCTGCCCGCGTTCGCGACCTTGCCGCTCCTGATCTACGCGCCGCAGATGAGCTTCACCGACGCCTACTTCGAGATGATCTCGGCGCTGACGACGACGGGCGCGACCGTGATGAGCGGGCTCGATACGCTGCCGCCCTCGCTCAACCTCTGGCGCCATCTGCTGCAGTGGCTCGGCGGCATGGGCATCATCGTGCTCGCGGTCGCGATCCTGCCGCTCCTCGGCGTCGGCGGCCGACAGCTCATGAAGGCCGAACTGCCCGGCCCGATCAAGGACAGCAAACTCACGCCGCGGATCGCCGATACGGCGAAGCTGCTGTGGGCCGTCTACGCCGTCCTGACAGGGCTGTGTGCGAGCGCGCTGAAGCTTGCCGGCATGAGCTGGTTCGACGCCGTCTGCCATGCCTTCGCTGCGCTGAGCCTAGGCGGATTTTCCACGCACGATGCGAGCGTCGGGCACTTCGATTCGCCGCTGATCGAGGGGGTGCTGATCGTCTTCATGCTCGCCGCCGCGGTCAATTTCGTCACCCATTTCCTGGCCTTTCGGCACAGGAGCCTCGTTCCCTACCGGCGCGACCCCGAGGCCTTCGGTGTGCTCGGGCTCGTAATCGGGAGCATCCTCGTCGTCGCCGGCTACATCTGGCATGCCGGCGCGTACCCCGACTACCTCACGGCGCTGCGTCACGTCGCGTTCAACCTCGTCTCGCTCGCGACGGACTGCGGGTTCGCGAGCACGGACTACGGCGTGTGGCCGATGTTCGCGCCGATGTGGATGCTGTTCCTGTCCTGCGTGACGGCGAGCTCGGGCTCGACGGGCGGAGGCCTCAAGATGCTGCGCGCCGTGTTGATGTTCCGCCAGGGCATGCGTGAACTCGAGCGCCAGCTGCACCCGGCGGCGCGCCTGCCGATCAAGATCGGCGGCCATCCCGTATCGAACCAGATCGTGTTCGCCGTGCAGGCCTTCGTCATGATGTACGTCGCGACCGTGATCGCGATGACGCTCGTGCTGCTCGCGAGCGGACTCGACTTCGTCAGTGCGTTTTCGGGCGTCGTCGCCTGCCTCAACAACGCCGGGCCCGGTCTCGCCGAACTCGGACCGGCCGGCAACTACGCCGGCCTCGACGACTACCAGACCTGGGCGCTCGCGCTCACGATGCTGCTCGGGCGGCTCGAGCTCTTCACCGTCTTCGTCCTGCTCACGCGCCGCTTCTGGCGGACCTGA
- the phoU gene encoding phosphate signaling complex protein PhoU: MPTEHTYKQFDAELEAVRANVLKMGGLVEEQITNAIEALVSGDMDLAERVDASDHSVNALEVSIDEDCTHIIARRQPTASDLRMVMMVVKTITDLERIGDEAAKIARMARLIHQAERISLPRFSEVKYMGELVLDMLRKALDSFARLDATKAVEIARQDQSVDEEFRLNLRHLITYMMEDPRTISVFIDILFVTKAIERMGDHAKNMSEYVVYMVKGKDVRHTSLEEIEKEVL; this comes from the coding sequence GTGCCAACCGAACATACCTACAAACAATTCGACGCCGAGCTCGAGGCCGTGCGCGCGAACGTCCTGAAAATGGGCGGCCTGGTCGAAGAACAGATCACCAACGCGATCGAGGCGCTCGTTTCCGGCGACATGGACCTGGCTGAGCGCGTCGACGCCAGCGACCACAGCGTCAACGCGCTCGAAGTCTCGATCGACGAGGATTGCACCCACATCATTGCGCGTCGCCAGCCCACCGCTTCCGACCTGCGCATGGTCATGATGGTCGTGAAGACGATCACCGACCTCGAGCGGATCGGTGACGAAGCGGCCAAGATCGCGCGCATGGCGCGACTCATCCACCAAGCCGAACGCATCAGCCTGCCGCGCTTTTCCGAGGTGAAATACATGGGCGAGCTCGTGCTCGACATGCTGCGCAAGGCGCTCGACAGCTTCGCCCGGCTCGACGCGACCAAGGCCGTCGAGATCGCACGCCAAGACCAGTCGGTCGACGAGGAGTTCCGCCTCAATCTGCGCCACCTCATCACCTACATGATGGAAGACCCGCGCACGATTTCGGTCTTCATCGACATCCTGTTCGTGACCAAGGCGATCGAGCGCATGGGCGACCACGCCAAGAACATGTCCGAATACGTCGTCTACATGGTCAAGGGCAAGGACGTGCGCCACACCTCGCTCGAGGAAATCGAAAAGGAAGTGCTCTAG
- the trkA gene encoding Trk system potassium transporter TrkA yields MKIIILGAGQVGANLADSLVAENNDITVVDLDAARLALLQDRLDLRTVLGHAAHPSTLKKAGADDADMLVAVTQSDETNLVACRLAATLFNVPTRIARIRSNDFLALDAGFLAEHFGVDDLISPEQEVTDTLRRLIEHPEALQVLDFAEGKIRLVAVRAYHGGPLVGHELQDIKRHMPNVDCRIPAIYRRDRGIVPKGITVIEPGDEVFFLARKQDIPGVMRELRRMERPVKRVMIAGGGNIGRRLAARIERDYDVKVIDHNKVVSNALAERLHHTLVLQGDATDEELLEQENIESIDVFCALTNDDEDNIMSALLAKRMGAQRVIALINRAAYVNLVQGGEIDIAISPAQATVSPLLSKIRRGDMAAVHSLRRGAAEVLEIVVHGDLKTSKVVGRRIGDVGLPEGSAIAAIIRGDDVVIAHHDTLIEAEDHLIVFALNKRIIPKVEKLFQVGFGFF; encoded by the coding sequence ATGAAAATCATCATCCTCGGCGCGGGCCAGGTCGGCGCCAATCTCGCCGACAGCCTCGTCGCCGAAAACAACGACATCACCGTCGTCGACCTCGACGCCGCCCGCCTCGCGCTGCTGCAGGACCGCCTCGACCTGCGCACGGTGCTCGGCCATGCGGCGCATCCGTCGACGCTGAAGAAAGCCGGCGCGGACGACGCCGACATGCTCGTCGCCGTGACGCAGAGTGACGAGACCAATCTCGTCGCGTGCCGGCTTGCCGCGACGCTGTTCAACGTGCCGACGCGGATCGCGCGCATCCGCTCCAACGATTTTCTCGCGCTCGACGCGGGCTTTCTGGCCGAGCACTTCGGCGTCGACGACCTGATCAGTCCCGAGCAGGAAGTGACCGACACCCTGCGTCGGTTGATCGAGCACCCCGAGGCCCTGCAGGTCCTCGACTTCGCCGAGGGCAAGATCCGCCTCGTCGCCGTCCGCGCCTACCACGGCGGGCCGCTGGTCGGTCACGAGCTGCAGGACATCAAGCGCCACATGCCGAACGTCGATTGCCGCATCCCGGCGATCTACCGGCGCGACCGCGGCATCGTGCCCAAGGGCATCACGGTCATCGAGCCGGGCGACGAGGTGTTCTTCCTCGCGCGCAAGCAGGATATTCCCGGCGTCATGCGCGAATTGCGGCGCATGGAGCGCCCGGTCAAGCGCGTCATGATCGCGGGCGGCGGCAACATCGGACGCCGCCTGGCGGCGCGGATCGAGCGCGACTATGACGTCAAGGTCATCGACCACAACAAGGTCGTCAGCAACGCGCTGGCCGAGCGCTTGCACCACACGCTCGTGCTGCAGGGCGATGCGACCGACGAGGAGTTGCTCGAACAGGAGAACATCGAGTCGATCGATGTCTTTTGCGCGCTGACCAACGACGACGAGGACAACATCATGTCGGCGCTGCTCGCCAAGCGCATGGGCGCGCAGCGCGTGATCGCGCTGATCAACCGGGCGGCGTACGTCAATCTCGTGCAGGGCGGCGAGATCGACATCGCGATCTCGCCCGCACAGGCGACGGTCAGTCCGCTGTTGTCGAAAATCCGCCGCGGCGACATGGCCGCAGTGCACAGCCTGCGTCGCGGCGCGGCCGAAGTGCTCGAGATCGTCGTCCATGGCGACCTCAAGACGTCGAAGGTCGTCGGCCGGCGCATCGGCGACGTCGGACTGCCGGAAGGCTCGGCGATCGCCGCGATCATTCGCGGCGACGATGTCGTCATCGCCCATCACGACACGCTCATTGAGGCCGAAGACCATCTCATCGTCTTCGCGCTCAACAAGCGGATCATTCCGAAGGTGGAAAAACTCTTCCAGGTCGGCTTCGGATTCTTCTGA
- a CDS encoding TrkH family potassium uptake protein, producing MSAILPVIHILSKVLMLFALAFALPLGISVALEDGAERAYDEAIAIAFVSGLVLWMLSRRGRRELQTRDGFLLVVLIWAVLPLYSAVPLLVYMPELSFTDAYFEAVSGLTATGATVLSGIDDLPPSINIWRTQMHWIGGMGVIVLVVAVLPMLGVGGRQLFKAETPTPMKDSKLTPRMAETAKGLWQVYAAITLVCMGALWLGGMSWVDAIVHGFSVMGLGGLSSHDASMAFFDSVLLEVIVMVFALIAGISFSTHFLAFRTRSLLTYRVDSEIRWYFAVLALSVAGLTWFLWAKGFYLDLPEALRYAAFNTVSVATTLGFSNTDYNVWPYFAPLWMLFLSSFIASSGSTGGGIKMLRAVLLYKQVYREMIKLVHPNAAIHTKLGRQPVPNKIIYAVLAFLFIYVASVVILSFILSASGLDVFTAFTAVVAMVNNTGPGLGQVGPASTYAVLNDFQTWVCAFAMLLGRLEFFTLLVVLTPVFWRK from the coding sequence GTGTCCGCGATCCTGCCCGTCATCCACATCCTGTCGAAGGTATTGATGCTTTTTGCATTGGCCTTCGCGTTACCGCTCGGGATTTCGGTCGCGCTGGAGGATGGTGCCGAGCGGGCCTACGACGAAGCCATCGCCATCGCGTTCGTCTCGGGGCTCGTGCTCTGGATGCTGTCACGCCGGGGTCGGCGCGAGCTGCAGACCCGCGACGGTTTCCTGCTCGTCGTTCTGATCTGGGCGGTGCTGCCCCTGTATTCGGCGGTTCCGCTGCTCGTGTACATGCCGGAACTAAGCTTCACCGATGCCTATTTCGAGGCGGTCTCGGGCCTGACGGCGACCGGCGCGACCGTGCTGTCCGGCATCGATGACCTGCCGCCGTCGATCAACATCTGGCGCACCCAGATGCACTGGATCGGCGGCATGGGCGTGATCGTCCTCGTGGTCGCCGTGCTCCCCATGCTCGGCGTCGGCGGACGGCAGCTGTTCAAGGCTGAAACGCCGACCCCGATGAAGGACAGCAAGCTCACGCCGCGCATGGCCGAGACGGCCAAAGGGCTGTGGCAGGTGTACGCGGCGATCACGCTCGTCTGCATGGGCGCGCTGTGGCTCGGCGGCATGAGCTGGGTCGACGCGATCGTCCATGGCTTCAGCGTCATGGGGCTCGGTGGCCTGTCGTCGCACGACGCGAGCATGGCCTTTTTCGACTCGGTGCTGCTCGAGGTCATCGTCATGGTGTTCGCGCTGATCGCGGGCATCAGCTTTTCCACTCATTTCCTGGCTTTCCGCACCCGCAGCCTGCTGACTTACCGCGTCGATTCGGAAATCCGCTGGTATTTCGCGGTGCTCGCGCTCAGCGTCGCCGGCCTGACCTGGTTCCTGTGGGCCAAGGGCTTCTATCTAGACCTCCCCGAAGCGCTGCGCTACGCCGCGTTCAACACGGTTTCGGTAGCGACGACGCTCGGATTCTCGAACACCGACTACAACGTCTGGCCCTACTTCGCCCCGCTCTGGATGCTGTTCCTCTCGAGCTTCATCGCGAGTTCGGGCTCGACCGGCGGCGGCATCAAGATGCTGCGCGCCGTGCTGCTCTACAAGCAGGTCTACCGCGAGATGATCAAGCTCGTTCACCCCAACGCCGCGATCCACACCAAGCTTGGCCGCCAGCCCGTGCCGAACAAGATCATCTACGCCGTGCTGGCTTTTCTGTTCATCTACGTCGCCTCGGTCGTCATTCTCTCGTTCATTCTCTCGGCGTCGGGGCTCGACGTCTTCACGGCCTTTACGGCCGTCGTCGCGATGGTCAACAATACCGGGCCGGGACTCGGCCAGGTCGGCCCGGCCAGCACCTACGCGGTGCTCAACGATTTCCAGACCTGGGTCTGCGCCTTCGCCATGCTGTTGGGGCGACTGGAATTCTTTACGCTGCTCGTCGTGCTGACCCCCGTTTTCTGGAGGAAGTGA
- a CDS encoding DUF938 domain-containing protein, producing MSDKPFAESCVQNRAPILAVLREWFADRRRVLEVGSGTGQHAVYFAPELPHLSWQTADVVAHHAGIRQWLADAAAPNALPPIALDVNDDSWHRARYDAVFSANTLHIMSWPEVEKFFVGVGAVLEPGGVLAVYGPFNYGGTYTSESNARFDAWLKARDPASGVRDFEAIDALARAQGLRLERDVAMPANNRTLVWRAK from the coding sequence GTGAGCGACAAACCTTTTGCAGAATCCTGCGTGCAGAACCGCGCACCGATCCTCGCGGTCCTGCGCGAGTGGTTCGCCGACCGCCGGCGCGTGCTCGAGGTCGGCAGCGGCACCGGGCAGCACGCGGTCTATTTCGCCCCCGAACTGCCGCATCTGAGCTGGCAGACAGCCGACGTCGTCGCGCATCACGCGGGTATTCGCCAATGGCTGGCCGACGCCGCGGCGCCCAATGCGCTGCCGCCGATCGCGCTCGACGTCAACGACGATTCCTGGCATCGCGCGCGCTACGACGCGGTGTTCTCGGCCAATACGCTGCACATCATGAGTTGGCCCGAGGTCGAAAAATTTTTCGTCGGCGTCGGCGCGGTGCTCGAGCCGGGCGGCGTGCTCGCGGTCTACGGTCCTTTCAACTACGGCGGCACTTACACGTCCGAGAGCAACGCGCGTTTCGACGCTTGGCTGAAGGCGCGCGACCCCGCGTCCGGCGTGCGCGACTTCGAGGCCATCGATGCCTTGGCGCGTGCGCAGGGACTGCGTCTCGAACGTGACGTGGCGATGCCGGCGAACAATCGCACCCTGGTCTGGCGCGCGAAATGA
- a CDS encoding sigma-54-dependent transcriptional regulator, whose translation MSGHILVVDDEVGIRELLSEILTDEGYDVHLAENAEAARAFRAQRRPDLVLLDIWMPDTDGVTLLKEWAGGGQLTMPVVMMSGHGTIDTAVEATRLGAADFLEKPVALAKLIDTVNKAIKRGVALPRRAPSMDLSALGRSTLIAELKKRLAQIAGNTAPVLLLGEAGSGFEICAQFLHQPASPWIEIKDRARLVSDPLSFVETLGNGTLYLPEVCELGRLEQKGLGLLLDRIEGSGARLVCASSRSLDAMVAAGEFDSRLFYRLSSLAIQVPPLREHREDIPDIANFMLAQLVEEGVCPVRRLTTPALNQLRNFDWPGNLPQLNNAVRTLAVTALASEIDAVDVNRVLAPMKHAAPAVAQGIPLDIPLREARDAFERMYFEHLIQKEGGSMTRVADKSGLERTHLYRKLKQLNIRHGRRLDEDL comes from the coding sequence GTGAGCGGGCATATTCTCGTCGTCGACGACGAAGTGGGCATACGTGAGTTGTTGTCCGAGATCCTGACCGACGAGGGCTACGACGTCCATCTCGCCGAAAATGCCGAAGCGGCACGCGCGTTTCGCGCGCAGCGCCGCCCCGACCTCGTGCTGCTCGACATCTGGATGCCTGACACCGACGGCGTGACCCTGCTCAAGGAATGGGCCGGCGGCGGGCAACTGACGATGCCCGTCGTCATGATGTCGGGCCACGGCACGATCGACACCGCGGTCGAGGCGACGCGGCTCGGCGCTGCCGACTTCCTCGAAAAGCCGGTAGCGCTCGCCAAGCTCATCGACACCGTCAACAAGGCGATCAAGCGCGGTGTCGCGCTGCCGCGGCGCGCGCCGAGCATGGACCTGTCCGCGCTCGGTCGCAGCACGCTGATTGCCGAACTCAAGAAGCGCCTGGCGCAGATCGCCGGCAACACCGCGCCGGTCCTGTTGCTCGGCGAGGCCGGCAGTGGCTTCGAGATCTGCGCGCAGTTCCTGCACCAGCCCGCGAGTCCGTGGATCGAGATCAAGGATCGTGCGCGCCTGGTGTCCGATCCACTGAGCTTCGTCGAAACGCTCGGCAACGGCACGCTGTATCTGCCCGAGGTGTGCGAGCTCGGCCGCCTCGAGCAGAAAGGCCTCGGGCTGCTGCTCGACCGCATCGAAGGCAGCGGCGCCCGCCTCGTCTGCGCGAGCAGCCGCAGCCTCGACGCGATGGTCGCCGCGGGCGAGTTCGACAGCCGGCTTTTCTACCGCCTTTCGAGCCTCGCGATCCAGGTGCCGCCGCTGCGCGAGCATCGCGAGGACATTCCGGACATTGCCAATTTCATGCTCGCGCAACTGGTCGAAGAAGGCGTCTGTCCGGTGCGCCGCCTGACCACGCCCGCGCTCAACCAGCTGCGCAACTTCGACTGGCCCGGCAACCTGCCGCAGCTCAACAACGCCGTGCGCACGCTCGCGGTCACGGCGCTGGCGAGCGAGATCGACGCGGTCGACGTCAACCGCGTGCTCGCGCCGATGAAGCACGCCGCGCCGGCCGTCGCCCAGGGCATTCCGCTTGACATCCCGCTGCGCGAAGCGCGCGACGCGTTCGAGCGCATGTATTTCGAGCACCTCATCCAGAAGGAAGGCGGCAGCATGACGCGGGTCGCGGACAAATCCGGACTCGAGCGCACCCACCTCTACCGCAAGCTCAAGCAGCTCAACATCCGCCACGGTCGTCGCCTGGACGAAGACCTGTGA